From Pseudodesulfovibrio nedwellii:
TTGTACTTTCGCCATGTCGCGTTCAATATCCTTAATAAGTGTCAGGTCGCTGGAACCGAATTTGGTTAGACCATTCGACGCCAATTGTCAAAAAATGCCTGCCAAACGCCCCTTTTTTTCGCTGTTTTTCACAACTGACACATAAACAACGAATCGATTTTGCACCAATGAACATATGAGCGGGCATTGACATCATCAAATCACGAGAGTATTTGCCAAACAGTTTGTTGCGGAAATCAAATACGACTTCAGGCAGCGGACATAACAGGCAAAGGTGCCTGATTATTTTTTCAGCAACACTTGGCTTTTTTGCCAAGCATTACCTCTTGACCAATGATAAAGGAGTTACTGATGGACGAGTTCAATGACATCTTGGAAGAAATGGACTTTCAGTTCTTTGGAGCCGGCGAACATGGCATGAGCGTTGAAGATATGCGTCACGCAATCGGCAATGATCATTTCCTTTTTCTGGACGTTCGCACCAACGAAGAAGTTGCTCACGTATCTTTCCCGTTTGCCAAACATATTCCGCTCAACGAATTACCGAAACGTCTGGATGAACTCCCCCGCGACAAGTTCATTGTAACTTTTTGCGCAGCAGTATTCCGTGGCGCCATCGCCTTTGCCTACCTGCGAGCCAACGGCTTTGATGAAGTCAAAGGACTGACCGCATCGCTGGAAGACATGGTCATGCCATTCAAACCCGGCCCGCTGGCTAAAATCTAGCGTATATGCCGCGCCGTGACAGCTATCTGACACGACGCGGCTTATTTTTTATACGAGAATTATGGCATGTCCACCCTTGAATTAATCATCGCAATCCTCTCATTCAGCCTGAGTTTCGTTTTTGCTCTGGGTGGCGTGGGTTCGGCCCTCGTCCTCATTCCGACCCTGACATGGATGGGGGTCCCCTTGAGCATGGCACGACCAACCGGCCTGTTTGTCAATGCCGTCTCCATGCTCGGTGCGACCTATTCCAATATCAAAGAAAAGCGTCTCGACTTTCGCCTTGGTGTACCCATCATCGTGGCGTCCATCCTTCTAGCTCCAGTGGGAGCCTGGGTGGGACACCTCATGCCAACACGCATCGTTCTCATAACATTCATCGGCTTTCTCATTTTCGCAGGAAGCATGATGATCTTTTTCAAAAGTTCAAAATACGCCGATCAATACCGAGAAGACAGACCTGTACTCGGTCCACTGCTGGTGGGTATAGTCGCTGGATTCTTCTCCGGCCTACTCGGCGTGGGTGGTGGCGGACTTATTTCTCCACTCATGATCCTGCAAGGATTCAACCCGAAAAAAATCGCCGCAGTGACAGCTCTCGCCGTCCCTTTCTCTTCACTCTCGGCCTTCGCCGCATATGCCGCCATGGGTTCTGTTTCCTGGCGACTGCTCATCTTCGCAGGACTGGCCGCATGGGGTGGAGGATACCTTGGCACCAAGGTCATGCAACGAAAAATGCAACCCGGCACGGTCAAAAAATTCCTCGGTGGTGTTCTGCTCGCCCTCGCCTCAAAACTCCTCTGGCAAACGCTTTCTTAAATCGAACACAACCCACTACACTTCTTTCTCTTGATAAAAACAAACAGGCTGTCGCGCCCAATATGCATTTGACCTGAGAAGAAAACTCCTCCAAACTTATGGCTGGAGGACGATCATGACTATAATCACGGCCTGCACCATGGACTGCGGGGACGCCTGTTCCCTTCTTGTCGATACGGACAAAAAATCCATCAAAGGCAATCCCAAGCATCCGTTTACCAAAGGATTTTGCTGCAAAAAAGGCAGCCGGTATTTCGAACGTCTCGATGCCGAAGACCGCATTGTTACGCCTCAAATCAAGGAAAACGGCGAATTTCGAGAGGCTTCCTGGGATGAAGCCATGGATTTGGTCGTCGCGAAACTTGATACAGCACGAGCTGTGCCTAAATCCATCCTGCACATCCACGGACACGGCTACCGGGGTATACTCGGCAAAGCGAGTGACATCCTTTTCAACAAAATGGGAGCCTCCACCACGTATGGTGCAGTCTGCGACGACACAGGCATCACCGCGTCCATCCGAGACTTTGGTGTCCTCAATCACAACGCTCCTGAGGATATCCTGAACGCCAGCCGCGTCATCAACTGGGGTCGGGATTTAACACGATGCTCCATCCATCAGCTCGCTCTCATCCACAAGGCTCGTAAAAACGGCACCGAGGTGCTGACCATCTCCCCCGGCGGAGACGGCACCGCAGAATTTTCCGATGTCAACGTCGTTATCCGTCCCGGCACAGACCGATTCCTGGCTGCCGCTGTCCTCAAACTCTATCTGGAAGCCGGCGACCTCAATCCGTGGGTTCTGAATCGTACGTTCAACTGGCCCGCCCTTCGAGGTCTTATCGACGGCATGAGTTTCAATGAGTTGTGCTCGACGTGCGAAGTTTCCTCCTCGGACGTCGAGATGATTTACGACTGGTATGCCGACACAGGCAACGTTGCCACCGTCATCAGCTGGGGTGTTCAACGCCATGTTTTCGGCGGCGAAAACGTCCGCTTCATCAATGCTTTGGCAATGATCTCCGGCAACATCGGCGTTCCCGGAGGAGGGGCATATTTTAATGTTTCCTCAGGCCGAGATCTCGGTACTTGGGAGCATCTGGTCAAGGGAGGCAGCTCGGCCAAACGCCGTGAACTTCTCATCCAAAACATTGGTGCTGAAATACGAAAAGCGACCCCACCCATCGAATTCATCTGGGTGGACGGGCACAACATCGTCAATCAGGTCCCGGATTGCCTTTCGGTAGTCGAAGCCTTTGCCAAACCCTTTGTGGTCGTAGTGGACGGATTCATGAACGACACAGCCATGCAAGCTGATGTCATCCTCCCGCCCGCCTTCATGTTTGAACGTGAAGATGTGCTCGGCTCATTTGTCCACAATTACGTGAACCACTGTGCTGCAGTCGTCAAACCACGCGGTCAATGCCGATCCGACTTCGACGTATACAGCGACTTAGGCTCACGTTTGGCCGCCCCCATCACTTTTCCGGACAGCGAGACCTGTATCAGGGAAGGACTGAAGCAGGCTGACATCTCTTATGATGAACTCATGGAAAACGGATTCGTTAAAGTACACCACCCTTCCGTGGCCTTTGAAAACATGCAGTTCGGCCATCTGGACGGGTTATATCGTTTCCCAGAAGAGCTTCACCCAGAGCCACAACGCGACCCGGATTACCCCTTGCAACTTCTCTCTTTGGTGAGTGGCAAATATCTTCACTCCCAAATCCCGGAGAAGGATCAAGCTGGAGCTCCGGTGGTTTTTGTGTCTAAACA
This genomic window contains:
- a CDS encoding rhodanese-like domain-containing protein; amino-acid sequence: MDEFNDILEEMDFQFFGAGEHGMSVEDMRHAIGNDHFLFLDVRTNEEVAHVSFPFAKHIPLNELPKRLDELPRDKFIVTFCAAVFRGAIAFAYLRANGFDEVKGLTASLEDMVMPFKPGPLAKI
- a CDS encoding sulfite exporter TauE/SafE family protein, translated to MSTLELIIAILSFSLSFVFALGGVGSALVLIPTLTWMGVPLSMARPTGLFVNAVSMLGATYSNIKEKRLDFRLGVPIIVASILLAPVGAWVGHLMPTRIVLITFIGFLIFAGSMMIFFKSSKYADQYREDRPVLGPLLVGIVAGFFSGLLGVGGGGLISPLMILQGFNPKKIAAVTALAVPFSSLSAFAAYAAMGSVSWRLLIFAGLAAWGGGYLGTKVMQRKMQPGTVKKFLGGVLLALASKLLWQTLS
- a CDS encoding molybdopterin-dependent oxidoreductase → MTIITACTMDCGDACSLLVDTDKKSIKGNPKHPFTKGFCCKKGSRYFERLDAEDRIVTPQIKENGEFREASWDEAMDLVVAKLDTARAVPKSILHIHGHGYRGILGKASDILFNKMGASTTYGAVCDDTGITASIRDFGVLNHNAPEDILNASRVINWGRDLTRCSIHQLALIHKARKNGTEVLTISPGGDGTAEFSDVNVVIRPGTDRFLAAAVLKLYLEAGDLNPWVLNRTFNWPALRGLIDGMSFNELCSTCEVSSSDVEMIYDWYADTGNVATVISWGVQRHVFGGENVRFINALAMISGNIGVPGGGAYFNVSSGRDLGTWEHLVKGGSSAKRRELLIQNIGAEIRKATPPIEFIWVDGHNIVNQVPDCLSVVEAFAKPFVVVVDGFMNDTAMQADVILPPAFMFEREDVLGSFVHNYVNHCAAVVKPRGQCRSDFDVYSDLGSRLAAPITFPDSETCIREGLKQADISYDELMENGFVKVHHPSVAFENMQFGHLDGLYRFPEELHPEPQRDPDYPLQLLSLVSGKYLHSQIPEKDQAGAPVVFVSKQNPAWGALNPAMDTYLVTPEGAMQVKVDTVEELHHRAVIIRRGGWMKYGQNANVIIKPMMTDMGDGTAYYSQGCRLENR